One stretch of Pseudomonas sp. NC02 DNA includes these proteins:
- a CDS encoding TonB-dependent siderophore receptor — translation MPRTSIKTPASSPRLLASAIGVAISASAAAQMAQAAEDTEQKGERNSISLGATSITGQEQDSTSYQVEKASSQKYTAPLVDTPRSVTVVPQQVLKDTAATSLQDALRTVPGITFGAGEGGNPQGDRPFIRGFDAQGDTYLDGVRDTGGQSREIFDIESIEVSKGPNSSFGGRGSAGGSLNLVSKTPQARDFTNGGFTYGSDQTRRYVLDVNRQFLDSAAFRLNLMSHEQNVAGRDAVNYDRWGVAPSLTFGLGTPTRVNFSYYHMESNDLPDSGIPYGYSNSGARAAHVHDKPTDGGDSNNFYGLKDRDFRKTRADISTFSIEHDLNDNMTLKNTLRHGNTGQDYIVTQPDDSQHNVNQFGTVWRRANTRVSTTETTTNQTDLFGSFQALGFKNTYSTGLEFTGEETRYSGYTVSPNSNPGCPAPGKGGQCTSLGNPNPDDAWTGSIARNYNGTNTKATSRAAYVFDTIELDPKWLLNVGLRYDTFDTVANTNAVPTATVKARSKIKNDSQFFNWQAGLVWKPVENGSIYASYATSASPAGGLVGEGADGNPLSAGAATSDLKPEETVNYELGTKWDMFHDRLSLTAAVFRTEKKNTRILVDALTYENGGESRVDGLELSASGKLTDQWQVFAGYSYLKSELVDPGLNGRNGVVSAGSNKGNQMPNTPKNTFSLWTTYDVTPKLTIGGGAFYVDEVYGDAGNTVYVPSYTRYDAMASYKLTKNVDLQLNVQNLTDKTYYDKAYASHFANQAAGRTALLTTSFHF, via the coding sequence ATGCCGCGCACTTCGATAAAAACACCTGCCAGTTCACCACGTTTGCTGGCCTCGGCCATCGGCGTTGCCATCAGCGCCAGCGCCGCCGCCCAAATGGCGCAAGCTGCTGAAGACACCGAGCAGAAAGGCGAGCGCAACAGCATTTCCCTGGGAGCCACCAGCATCACCGGCCAGGAACAGGACAGCACGTCCTACCAGGTCGAAAAAGCCTCCTCGCAGAAGTACACCGCGCCGCTGGTAGATACTCCGCGCTCGGTCACCGTGGTGCCGCAGCAAGTGCTCAAGGACACCGCCGCCACCTCGTTGCAGGACGCCTTGCGCACCGTGCCGGGGATTACCTTCGGCGCCGGTGAAGGCGGCAACCCGCAGGGCGACCGTCCGTTCATTCGCGGCTTCGACGCCCAGGGCGATACCTACCTCGACGGCGTGCGCGACACGGGCGGCCAGAGCCGCGAGATCTTCGACATCGAATCCATCGAAGTCAGCAAAGGCCCCAACTCGTCATTCGGCGGCCGCGGCTCGGCCGGCGGCAGCCTCAACCTGGTGAGCAAGACGCCACAGGCGCGGGACTTCACCAACGGTGGCTTCACCTACGGCTCCGACCAGACCCGCCGCTATGTGCTCGACGTCAACCGTCAGTTCCTCGACAGCGCGGCCTTCCGCCTGAACCTGATGAGCCACGAACAGAACGTCGCCGGGCGTGATGCCGTCAACTACGACCGCTGGGGCGTGGCGCCGTCGCTGACCTTCGGCCTGGGCACTCCGACCCGAGTCAACTTCAGCTACTACCACATGGAAAGCAACGACCTGCCGGATTCGGGCATTCCGTATGGCTACAGCAACAGCGGCGCAAGAGCCGCCCACGTGCATGACAAGCCAACCGACGGCGGCGACAGCAACAACTTCTACGGCCTCAAGGATCGCGACTTCCGCAAGACCCGCGCCGACATCAGCACGTTCTCCATCGAGCACGACCTGAACGACAACATGACGCTGAAAAACACCCTGCGCCACGGCAACACCGGCCAGGACTATATCGTCACGCAACCCGACGACAGCCAGCACAACGTCAACCAGTTCGGCACCGTGTGGCGCCGAGCGAACACCCGCGTGTCCACCACCGAGACCACCACCAACCAGACCGATCTGTTTGGCAGCTTCCAGGCGCTGGGCTTCAAGAACACCTACTCCACCGGGCTGGAATTCACCGGCGAAGAAACCCGCTACAGCGGCTACACCGTCAGCCCGAACAGCAACCCCGGTTGCCCGGCGCCCGGCAAAGGCGGCCAGTGCACCTCGCTGGGCAACCCGAACCCGGACGATGCCTGGACCGGCAGCATTGCGCGCAACTACAACGGCACCAACACCAAGGCCACCAGCCGCGCCGCCTATGTGTTCGACACCATCGAGCTGGACCCGAAATGGCTGCTGAACGTCGGCCTGCGCTACGACACCTTCGACACCGTGGCCAACACCAATGCGGTGCCGACCGCCACCGTCAAGGCCCGCAGCAAGATCAAGAACGACAGCCAGTTCTTCAACTGGCAGGCGGGCCTGGTCTGGAAGCCGGTTGAAAACGGCAGCATCTATGCCTCCTACGCCACCTCAGCCTCACCGGCCGGCGGCCTGGTAGGTGAAGGCGCCGACGGCAACCCGCTGTCTGCCGGCGCCGCCACCAGCGACCTGAAACCGGAAGAGACCGTCAACTACGAGCTGGGCACCAAGTGGGACATGTTCCACGACCGCCTGTCCCTGACCGCCGCGGTGTTCCGCACCGAGAAGAAAAACACGCGAATCCTGGTGGACGCGCTGACCTATGAAAACGGTGGCGAATCACGCGTCGACGGCCTGGAGCTTTCCGCCAGCGGCAAGCTGACCGATCAATGGCAAGTGTTCGCCGGCTACAGCTACCTGAAAAGCGAACTGGTGGACCCGGGCCTGAACGGTCGTAACGGTGTCGTCAGTGCCGGCTCGAACAAAGGCAACCAGATGCCCAACACGCCGAAGAACACCTTCAGCCTGTGGACGACGTATGACGTGACACCGAAGCTCACCATCGGCGGCGGCGCGTTCTATGTCGACGAGGTCTACGGCGATGCGGGCAACACCGTCTACGTGCCGTCCTACACCCGCTACGACGCCATGGCCAGCTACAAGCTGACCAAGAACGTCGACCTGCAGTTGAACGTGCAGAACCTCACCGACAAGACCTACTACGACAAGGCCTATGCCTCGCATTTTGCCAACCAGGCGGCCGGTCGTACGGCCCTGCTGACCACCAGTTTCCATTTCTAA
- a CDS encoding alkaline phosphatase: MSHFNLGRRRVMQAVGAGLLLPGLAPAVIASVKDRPQLTDGVQSGDLLGDRAMIWSRSDRPARMVVEWDTRSVFSNPRKFVSPLADSRTDFTARVELTGLPVDQAIFYRVHFEDAQTGVASEPWFGHLRSVPQQRRDIRFVWSGDTVGQGFGINPDIGGMRIYEAMRLRLPDFFIHSGDTIYADGPVPAQLTTEDGRIWRNITTEAKSKVAETLNEYRGNYRYNLMDENVRRFNAEVPQIWQWDDHEVINNWSPSKQLDERYKTRDINTLVGRARQAWLEYSPMRRQSADQGGRIYRKLGYGPLLDVFVLDMRSYRGPNDDNLGGEKPFLGREQLDWLKRELKASQAQWKVIAADMPIGLGVPDGEVSPGVPRWEAIANGDPGPAQGRELEIAELLAFLRAQQVRNHVWLTADVHYCAAHHYHPDRAAFQDFEPFWEFVAGPLNAGSFGPNPLDKTFGPEVVFEKAPTVQNSSPFAGFQFFGEVQIDGQTAELTVILRDLDGVSVFEQKLAPV, encoded by the coding sequence ATGAGCCACTTCAATCTCGGCCGCCGCCGCGTGATGCAAGCCGTTGGCGCCGGCCTGTTGCTGCCGGGCCTCGCGCCTGCGGTGATCGCCTCGGTCAAGGATCGCCCGCAACTCACCGACGGCGTGCAGTCCGGCGACCTGCTGGGCGACCGCGCGATGATCTGGAGCCGCAGCGACCGCCCGGCCCGGATGGTGGTGGAGTGGGACACCCGCAGCGTATTCAGCAACCCGCGCAAATTCGTCTCGCCCCTGGCCGACAGCCGCACCGATTTCACCGCCCGTGTCGAACTCACCGGCCTGCCCGTCGACCAGGCGATCTTCTACCGTGTGCACTTTGAAGATGCCCAGACAGGCGTGGCCAGCGAGCCCTGGTTCGGTCACCTGCGCAGCGTGCCGCAGCAGCGCCGGGATATCCGCTTTGTGTGGAGCGGCGACACCGTCGGCCAGGGCTTCGGCATCAACCCGGACATCGGCGGCATGCGCATCTACGAAGCCATGCGCCTGCGCCTGCCGGACTTCTTCATTCACAGCGGCGACACCATCTACGCCGACGGCCCGGTGCCCGCGCAACTGACCACCGAGGACGGACGCATCTGGCGCAACATCACCACTGAAGCCAAAAGCAAAGTCGCTGAAACCCTGAATGAATACCGGGGCAACTACCGCTACAACCTGATGGACGAGAACGTACGTCGCTTCAACGCCGAAGTGCCGCAGATCTGGCAGTGGGACGACCACGAGGTGATCAACAACTGGTCGCCGAGCAAGCAACTGGATGAACGCTACAAGACTCGCGACATCAATACCCTGGTAGGCCGTGCGCGCCAGGCCTGGCTGGAATATTCACCGATGCGCCGGCAAAGCGCCGACCAGGGCGGGCGGATTTATCGCAAGCTCGGCTACGGCCCGTTGCTGGATGTGTTTGTGCTGGACATGCGCAGCTATCGCGGGCCGAACGATGACAACCTTGGCGGTGAAAAACCGTTCCTTGGGCGTGAGCAACTGGACTGGCTCAAGCGCGAATTGAAGGCCTCCCAGGCGCAGTGGAAAGTCATCGCCGCCGACATGCCCATTGGCCTGGGCGTGCCCGACGGTGAGGTCAGCCCCGGCGTGCCGCGTTGGGAAGCGATCGCCAACGGCGACCCGGGCCCGGCCCAGGGGCGCGAGTTGGAAATTGCCGAATTGCTCGCGTTTCTGCGGGCGCAGCAGGTGCGTAATCACGTGTGGCTGACGGCGGATGTGCATTACTGCGCGGCCCATCATTACCATCCGGATCGGGCGGCGTTTCAGGATTTTGAGCCGTTCTGGGAGTTTGTCGCCGGGCCGTTGAATGCCGGGAGTTTCGGGCCTAATCCGCTGGATAAAACCTTTGGCCCGGAAGTGGTGTTCGAGAAGGCGCCGACGGTGCAGAACAGCTCGCCGTTTGCCGGGTTCCAGTTTTTTGGCGAGGTGCAGATTGACGGGCAGACGGCGGAGCTGACGGTGATTTTGCGGGACCTGGATGGGGTTTCGGTGTTTGAGCAGAAGCTGGCGCCAGTGTGA
- a CDS encoding type III PLP-dependent enzyme codes for MSIQVEDYFARATFDKMKAFADTQETPFVVIDTAMISQAYDDLRAGFEFAKVYYAVKANPAVEIIDLLKDKGSSFDIASIYELDKVMDRGVSPDRISYGNTIKKSKDIRYFYEKGVRLFSTDSEADLRNIAKAAPGSKVYVRILTEGSTTADWPLSRKFGCQTDMAMDLLILARDLGLVPYGISFHVGSQQRDISVWDAAIAKVKVIFERLKEEDGIHLKLINMGGGFPANYITRTNSLETYAEEIIRFLKEDFGDDLPEIILEPGRSLIANAGILVSEVVLVARKSRTAVERWVYTDVGKFSGLIETMDEAIKFPIWTEKKGEMEEVVIAGPTCDSADIMYENYKYGLPLNLAIGDRMYWLSTGAYTTSYSAVEFNGFPPLKSFYL; via the coding sequence ATGTCGATCCAGGTCGAAGACTATTTCGCGCGCGCCACTTTTGACAAAATGAAGGCGTTCGCCGACACCCAGGAAACCCCGTTCGTGGTGATCGACACCGCGATGATCAGCCAGGCCTACGATGACCTGCGCGCCGGTTTCGAATTCGCCAAGGTGTATTACGCCGTCAAGGCCAACCCGGCCGTCGAGATCATCGACCTGCTCAAGGACAAGGGTTCGAGCTTCGACATCGCGTCGATCTACGAGCTGGACAAGGTCATGGACCGCGGCGTCAGCCCCGACCGTATCAGCTACGGCAACACCATCAAGAAATCCAAGGACATCCGCTACTTCTACGAGAAGGGCGTGCGCCTGTTCTCCACCGACTCCGAAGCCGACCTGCGCAACATCGCCAAGGCCGCCCCGGGTTCGAAAGTGTATGTACGTATCCTCACCGAAGGCTCGACCACGGCCGACTGGCCGCTGTCGCGCAAATTCGGCTGCCAGACCGACATGGCCATGGACCTGCTGATTCTCGCTCGCGACCTGGGCCTGGTGCCTTACGGCATCTCCTTCCACGTCGGCTCGCAACAGCGTGACATCAGTGTGTGGGACGCGGCGATCGCCAAGGTCAAAGTGATCTTCGAGCGCCTGAAGGAAGAAGACGGCATCCACCTGAAGCTGATCAACATGGGCGGCGGCTTCCCGGCCAACTACATCACCCGCACCAACAGCCTGGAAACCTACGCCGAGGAAATCATCCGCTTCCTCAAGGAAGACTTCGGTGACGATCTGCCGGAAATCATCCTGGAGCCGGGCCGTTCGTTGATCGCCAACGCCGGGATCCTGGTCAGCGAAGTGGTACTGGTTGCGCGTAAATCCCGCACCGCCGTCGAGCGTTGGGTCTACACCGACGTCGGCAAATTCTCCGGCCTGATCGAAACCATGGACGAAGCCATCAAGTTCCCGATCTGGACCGAGAAGAAAGGCGAGATGGAAGAAGTGGTCATCGCCGGCCCGACCTGCGACAGCGCCGACATCATGTACGAGAACTACAAGTACGGCCTGCCGCTGAACCTGGCGATTGGTGACCGGATGTACTGGTTGTCCACCGGTGCGTACACCACCAGCTACAGCGCAGTTGAATTCAATGGCTTCCCGCCGTTGAAATCGTTCTACCTGTAA
- a CDS encoding PTS fructose-like transporter subunit IIB, translating into MKLAIVTACPNGMVTSVLCARLLDAAAQRQGWSTSVEVVDVQHPERQLSAATIEAAEWVLLVSSTPVDMQRFVGKRVFRSTPAQALQDVDAVLRRGAEEAQVQVADAAPAKSTPRIVAITACPTGVAHTFMAAEALQQTAKRLGYDLQVETQGSVGARTPLSPEAIRDADVVLLAADIEVATERFAGKKIYRCGTGIALKQSEATLNKALAEGKQESAASGAAAKPEKTGVYKHLLTGVSFMLPMVVAGGLLIALSFVFGIHAFEEKGTLAAALKTVGDQAFMLMVPLLAGYIAYSIADRPGLAPGMIGGLLASTLGAGFIGGIFAGFLAGYCVKFISRAIRLPQSLEALKPILIIPLLASLFTGLAMIYLVGPPVAKMLTGLTDFLSTMGTTNAVLLGILLGGMMCVDLGGPINKAAYAFSVGLLAAQSGAPMAATMAAGMVPPIGMGIATFLARRKFAQTEREAGKAALILGMCFISEGAIPFAAKDPLRVIPASIAGGALTGALSMYFGCKLMAPHGGLFVMLIPNAINHALLYLLAIVAGSLLTAVVYAFLKRPETVELSVAPAQA; encoded by the coding sequence ATGAAGTTAGCCATTGTTACTGCCTGCCCGAACGGCATGGTCACCAGTGTGCTGTGCGCCCGCTTGCTGGATGCCGCCGCGCAACGCCAGGGCTGGAGCACCAGCGTCGAAGTGGTCGACGTGCAGCATCCGGAACGCCAATTGTCGGCGGCCACCATTGAAGCCGCCGAGTGGGTATTGCTGGTCAGCAGCACGCCGGTGGACATGCAGCGTTTTGTCGGCAAACGCGTATTCCGCAGCACGCCGGCCCAGGCGTTGCAGGATGTGGACGCGGTGTTGCGTCGCGGAGCCGAGGAGGCCCAGGTGCAGGTAGCTGACGCGGCACCGGCGAAAAGCACGCCGCGTATCGTCGCGATCACCGCGTGCCCGACCGGCGTCGCCCACACCTTCATGGCTGCCGAAGCGTTGCAGCAAACCGCCAAGCGCCTCGGGTATGACTTGCAGGTGGAAACCCAGGGCTCCGTGGGCGCCCGCACGCCGCTGAGCCCCGAGGCGATTCGTGACGCCGACGTGGTGCTGCTCGCCGCCGACATCGAAGTCGCCACCGAGCGCTTTGCCGGCAAGAAAATCTATCGCTGCGGCACCGGGATCGCGCTCAAGCAATCCGAGGCGACCCTCAACAAGGCGCTGGCCGAAGGCAAGCAGGAATCCGCTGCCAGTGGTGCCGCTGCCAAACCGGAGAAGACCGGTGTCTACAAACACTTGCTCACCGGCGTGTCGTTCATGCTGCCGATGGTGGTGGCGGGCGGTCTGCTGATCGCCCTGTCATTCGTGTTCGGCATTCATGCCTTTGAAGAAAAAGGCACTCTTGCCGCCGCGCTGAAAACCGTCGGCGACCAGGCGTTCATGCTGATGGTGCCGCTGCTGGCGGGTTACATCGCCTACTCGATTGCCGACCGTCCTGGATTGGCCCCCGGCATGATCGGTGGCCTGCTGGCCAGCACCTTGGGCGCGGGGTTTATCGGCGGGATCTTCGCCGGCTTTCTCGCCGGCTACTGCGTCAAATTCATCAGCCGCGCGATCCGTTTGCCCCAGAGCCTGGAAGCCCTCAAGCCGATCCTGATCATCCCGTTGCTGGCGAGTCTGTTCACCGGCCTGGCGATGATTTACCTGGTAGGGCCGCCGGTGGCGAAGATGCTCACCGGCCTCACGGATTTTCTCAGCACCATGGGCACCACCAACGCCGTGCTGCTGGGCATCTTGCTGGGCGGCATGATGTGCGTCGATCTCGGTGGCCCGATCAACAAGGCGGCCTACGCGTTTTCCGTCGGCCTGCTGGCAGCACAAAGCGGTGCACCCATGGCCGCGACCATGGCTGCCGGCATGGTGCCGCCGATTGGCATGGGCATCGCCACCTTCCTGGCGCGGCGCAAGTTCGCCCAGACCGAGCGTGAAGCCGGCAAGGCCGCGCTGATCCTCGGCATGTGCTTTATCTCTGAAGGCGCAATTCCGTTTGCTGCCAAGGACCCGCTGCGGGTAATCCCGGCAAGCATCGCCGGCGGTGCGCTGACCGGTGCGCTGTCGATGTATTTCGGCTGCAAGCTGATGGCGCCCCATGGTGGATTGTTTGTGATGCTGATCCCGAATGCGATCAACCATGCGCTGCTGTACCTGCTGGCGATCGTGGCGGGCAGTTTGTTGACGGCCGTGGTGTATGCATTCCTCAAGCGCCCTGAGACCGTAGAGCTTTCTGTCGCACCCGCCCAGGCATGA
- a CDS encoding Fe2+-dependent dioxygenase — MLLHIPGLFSREEVLRIREALAHTEWADGKITAGHQSAKAKHNLQLPEGHPLAKEIGAAILDRLWKNPLFMSAALPHKVFPPLLNCYTAGGSFDFHIDNAVRQSKGSHERVRTDLSSTVFFSDPDDYDGGELEIQDTFGLQRVKLPAGDMVLYPGSSLHKVNAVTRGARYASFFWTQSLVREDSQRTLLFEMDGAIQQLSRDVPDHPALIQLTGTYHNLLRRWVEV, encoded by the coding sequence ATGTTGCTGCACATTCCCGGCCTGTTCTCTCGCGAGGAAGTGCTGCGCATCCGCGAAGCCCTGGCGCACACCGAGTGGGCCGACGGCAAAATCACTGCCGGGCACCAATCGGCCAAGGCCAAACACAACCTGCAACTGCCGGAAGGCCACCCGCTGGCAAAGGAAATCGGCGCGGCTATCCTCGATCGACTGTGGAAAAATCCGCTGTTCATGTCAGCGGCGTTACCGCACAAGGTCTTCCCGCCATTGCTCAACTGTTACACCGCCGGCGGCAGTTTCGACTTCCATATCGACAACGCCGTGCGCCAGTCCAAGGGCAGCCACGAGCGGGTGCGCACTGACCTTTCCTCCACCGTATTTTTCAGCGACCCCGACGACTACGACGGCGGCGAGCTGGAAATCCAGGACACCTTCGGCCTGCAGCGGGTCAAGTTGCCGGCGGGCGACATGGTGCTGTACCCCGGCTCCAGCCTGCACAAGGTCAACGCCGTGACCCGTGGCGCGCGCTACGCCTCGTTTTTCTGGACCCAAAGCCTGGTGCGCGAGGACAGCCAGCGCACCTTGCTGTTCGAGATGGACGGGGCGATCCAGCAACTGAGCCGCGACGTGCCCGACCACCCCGCGCTGATCCAGCTCACCGGCACCTATCACAACCTGCTGCGCCGCTGGGTTGAGGTCTGA
- a CDS encoding tetratricopeptide repeat protein, translating to MGFLLRREEVLNVEQLQSMLDDSPVRAAQAILIAAKEGVVYAQALLGQILLEGRGIERDEALAVRWFRIAAKGGHLMARNMLGRCLEHGWGCEADAVAAAREYRRAAEAGLDWGLYNYANLLATGRGVAEDQTQALACYRQAAELGHAKSMNLLGRYLEEGQYCPRDLEAAVAWYRQSAEGGDFRGQFSYAAVLADRGEIETALEWLRKALAGGNLKFLRVAHKALCAANEPQIRAMAEIYQEHAIELDRSHPLRGNAALDALRPL from the coding sequence GTGGGCTTTTTATTGCGCCGTGAAGAAGTACTCAACGTTGAGCAATTGCAGAGCATGCTCGACGACTCCCCGGTGCGCGCCGCCCAGGCGATTTTGATCGCCGCGAAAGAGGGCGTGGTGTATGCCCAGGCGCTGCTCGGGCAAATCCTGCTGGAAGGGCGCGGCATCGAGCGCGATGAAGCACTGGCAGTGCGCTGGTTCCGCATCGCCGCCAAGGGCGGGCATTTGATGGCGCGCAATATGCTCGGGCGTTGCCTGGAGCATGGCTGGGGTTGCGAGGCGGATGCCGTGGCGGCGGCCCGGGAATATCGTCGGGCGGCCGAGGCCGGGCTGGATTGGGGTTTGTACAACTACGCCAACCTGCTGGCGACCGGGCGCGGGGTTGCCGAGGATCAAACCCAGGCGCTGGCGTGTTATCGACAGGCGGCGGAACTGGGCCATGCCAAGTCGATGAACCTGCTGGGGCGTTATCTGGAAGAAGGGCAGTACTGCCCGAGGGATCTGGAGGCGGCGGTGGCGTGGTATCGCCAGTCAGCAGAAGGCGGGGATTTTCGCGGGCAGTTCAGTTATGCGGCGGTGTTGGCGGACCGAGGCGAGATAGAAACGGCACTGGAATGGTTGCGCAAGGCACTGGCGGGCGGGAATTTGAAGTTCTTGCGGGTGGCGCACAAGGCGTTGTGTGCCGCCAATGAGCCGCAGATACGGGCAATGGCCGAGATCTATCAAGAGCATGCGATTGAACTTGATCGTTCCCACCCTCTGCGTGGAAATGCCGCCCTGGACGCCCTGCGTCCGCTCTAA
- a CDS encoding sulfite reductase flavoprotein subunit alpha, whose translation MLKKTLFQLHWFFGITAGLVLALMGITGATVSFQDEIIELLNPTVLTVEKRPAGVLPPAELVHLLEAREGKVVSMLTVQPDSTNAAKVWFTPPPGERRGQMRYFDPYTGDYLGDAVGQDFFGFVLQLHRFLAIGDTGRQITGACTLILVFFCLSGLYLRWPRQVASWRAWLAVDWRKKGRSFNWDLHSVFGTWCLLFYLLAALTGLFWSYEWYSNGMTRLLSDAPQNERVRKRGPAPEGPAPVANYAAIWSSIYSNAGPGLSGYNIRMPAVAGQPATVYYLLKTSPHDRALNQINLDPGTGEVKSHDTYAGKSFKAQILTSIYALHTGSYFGLPGRIILTFSALLMPLFFITGWLLYLDRRRKKRQVRDARKGLTGNHSDAPAWLIGFASQSGFAEQLAWQTAGQLQAAGVPVNVQSLGSVSEEDLRQSSHALFVVSTFGDGEAPDSARGFERSVLGQDLSLKGLNYSVLALGDRQYQHFCGFARRLHFWLTNQGGNPLFAPVEVDSGDTDALLHWQQQLGQLTGHAPAAAWASATYENWTLKQRTLLNPHSSGSGVYLLGLTPPTPRDWLAGDLVEVLPRNCPWAIEHFLEGLGLAGNEGVVVDGLAHTLDQALAGRQLPDNRAHLVGLHAQALVNALVPLGMREYSIASIASDGVLELIVRQERHPDGSVGVGSGWLTEHAPLGSTISLRVRRNSGFHLPTEPLPMILLGNGTGLAGLRSLLKARVADGQQRNWLLFGERNIAHDYHCQDELQGWLASGDLALLDLAFSRDQAEKIYVQDRLRESADVLRKWVADGAAIYVCGSLQGMAAGVDQVLHDVLGSEAVERLIEQGRYRRDVY comes from the coding sequence GTGTTGAAGAAAACCCTGTTCCAGTTGCATTGGTTCTTCGGCATTACCGCCGGGCTGGTGTTGGCCTTGATGGGGATCACCGGCGCAACGGTGTCGTTCCAGGATGAAATCATCGAGTTGCTGAACCCGACGGTGTTGACGGTGGAAAAGCGTCCGGCCGGGGTACTGCCGCCCGCTGAACTGGTGCACCTGCTGGAAGCCCGCGAAGGCAAAGTCGTGTCGATGCTCACGGTGCAGCCCGACAGCACCAACGCGGCCAAGGTCTGGTTCACCCCACCGCCCGGTGAACGTCGCGGGCAGATGCGCTACTTCGACCCGTACACCGGCGACTACCTGGGCGATGCCGTCGGCCAGGACTTCTTCGGCTTCGTGCTGCAACTGCACCGTTTCCTCGCCATCGGCGACACCGGCCGGCAAATCACCGGCGCCTGCACGCTGATCCTGGTGTTCTTCTGCCTTTCGGGCCTGTACCTGCGCTGGCCGCGCCAGGTGGCAAGCTGGCGTGCATGGCTGGCGGTGGACTGGCGCAAGAAAGGCCGCAGTTTCAACTGGGACCTGCACTCGGTATTCGGCACCTGGTGCCTGCTGTTCTATCTTCTGGCGGCACTCACCGGACTGTTCTGGTCCTACGAGTGGTACAGCAACGGTATGACCAGACTGCTGTCCGACGCGCCGCAGAACGAACGCGTACGCAAGCGCGGCCCGGCCCCCGAAGGGCCTGCGCCGGTGGCCAATTACGCCGCGATCTGGAGCAGCATCTACAGCAACGCCGGCCCCGGCTTGAGCGGCTACAACATCCGCATGCCCGCGGTCGCCGGCCAACCCGCCACCGTCTACTACCTGCTGAAGACCTCGCCCCACGATCGCGCGCTGAACCAGATCAACCTCGACCCGGGCACCGGTGAAGTCAAATCCCATGACACCTACGCCGGCAAAAGCTTCAAGGCGCAGATCCTGACCAGTATCTATGCGCTGCACACCGGCAGCTACTTCGGCCTGCCCGGCCGGATCATCCTGACGTTCAGCGCGCTGCTGATGCCGCTGTTCTTCATCACCGGCTGGCTGCTGTATCTGGACCGCCGCCGCAAGAAACGCCAGGTGCGCGATGCCCGCAAAGGCCTGACCGGCAACCACAGCGACGCGCCGGCCTGGCTGATCGGCTTTGCCAGCCAGAGCGGCTTTGCCGAGCAACTGGCCTGGCAGACCGCCGGGCAGTTGCAGGCCGCCGGCGTGCCAGTGAACGTGCAGTCGCTGGGCAGCGTCAGCGAAGAGGATTTGCGCCAATCGAGCCATGCGCTGTTCGTGGTCAGCACCTTCGGCGACGGCGAGGCACCGGACAGCGCCCGCGGTTTCGAGCGCAGCGTGCTCGGCCAGGACCTGTCCCTCAAGGGCCTGAACTACTCGGTGTTGGCCCTGGGTGATCGCCAGTACCAACACTTCTGCGGCTTCGCCCGGCGCCTGCATTTCTGGCTGACCAACCAGGGCGGCAACCCGCTGTTCGCCCCGGTGGAAGTCGACAGCGGCGACACCGATGCATTGCTGCACTGGCAACAACAACTGGGCCAACTGACCGGCCATGCACCCGCTGCGGCATGGGCCAGCGCGACCTATGAAAACTGGACCCTGAAGCAACGCACCCTGCTCAACCCGCACAGCAGTGGCTCCGGCGTCTATTTGCTCGGGCTTACCCCGCCAACTCCCCGGGACTGGCTGGCCGGCGACCTGGTGGAAGTGCTGCCACGCAATTGCCCATGGGCCATCGAACACTTCCTGGAAGGCCTGGGACTGGCCGGCAACGAGGGCGTGGTAGTCGACGGCCTTGCACACACCCTCGACCAGGCCCTGGCCGGCCGCCAACTGCCGGACAATCGCGCACACCTGGTGGGCCTGCATGCCCAGGCGCTGGTCAATGCACTGGTGCCGCTGGGCATGCGCGAATACTCCATCGCCTCGATTGCCAGCGACGGTGTGCTGGAGCTGATCGTGCGCCAGGAGCGTCACCCCGATGGCAGCGTGGGCGTGGGTTCCGGCTGGTTGACCGAACATGCACCGCTGGGTTCGACCATCAGCCTGCGAGTGCGGCGCAACAGTGGTTTCCATCTGCCGACCGAGCCGCTCCCGATGATCCTGCTGGGCAACGGCACCGGCCTTGCCGGGTTGCGCAGCCTGCTCAAGGCGCGGGTTGCCGACGGCCAGCAGCGCAACTGGCTGCTGTTTGGCGAACGCAATATCGCCCATGACTACCACTGCCAGGACGAGCTGCAAGGCTGGCTGGCCAGCGGTGACCTGGCGCTACTGGACCTGGCCTTTTCCCGGGATCAGGCAGAGAAAATCTACGTGCAGGATCGCCTGCGCGAATCAGCGGATGTGCTGCGTAAATGGGTGGCGGATGGCGCCGCGATTTACGTCTGCGGCAGTTTGCAGGGGATGGCGGCGGGTGTGGATCAGGTGCTACACGATGTGCTGGGCAGCGAAGCCGTCGAACGCTTGATCGAGCAGGGCCGCTACCGCCGGGATGTTTACTGA